Below is a genomic region from Candidatus Thermoplasmatota archaeon.
CCCCTATGCGAAACCCTTATCTCCCAGCCCCAGTCTGTCGGGTCGACCGTCGCGGCCCCGTCCCTCGGTGGACGAAGGCTTCCACGGATCGCCGAAAAGGAGTGTTCCACATGGCACGCATGCACGCCCGCCGCAAGGGCAGCTCGTCGTCCGTCCGCCCCACCCGCGAAAAGATCCCCGACTGGCAGGGCCTCGACAAGGCCGAGGTCGTCGAGACGATCGTCAAGCTCGCGAAGGAAGGCAAGACGCAGGCGCAGATCGGCCTCGTCCTGCGCGACCAGTACAGCGTCCCCAACGTGCGGCTCGCGACGGGCAAGAAGCTCCAGGCCATCCTCGAGGAGCAGGGCCTCGCGCCGAAGATCCCCGAGGACCTCCAGAACCTCATGAAGCGCGCCGTGCACCTGCGCGGCCACGTGAAGGAGCACGCGAAGGACCACTCCAACGCGCGCGGTCTCTCGCTCATCGAGAGCAAGATCCGCCGCCTCGCGAAGTACTACAAGATCCAGGGCCGCCTCCCGGCCGACTGGCGCTACTCGGCCGAGACGGCGGAGCTCGTCGTCGAGTAAGGGGGCGAACCCCACGGCTCTCGCCGGAGAGGCGCGCAGGGCGGCCGACCTCCTCCGCTCGGAGGAGACGGTGCGTCTCGTCGCCGCGCGCTCCGGCGACGCCCTCGCCGCAAGCGCCATCCTCGCCCGCGCCCTCGAGCGCGAGGGCGTCGGGTTCCAGCTGACGCTCGCGGATTCCCTCACCCCCGAGCTTGCCGATCGCATCGCCGCCGGCAAGCACGCGGTCGCCGTCGCGATCGGCCTCGGCGACGCGTCCGCGGACCGGCTCGCGCCGCTCGCCGCGGGCGTCGTGCTCGTCGACGGCGCGCACGGACCCGAGGACCCCGTGATCGCGGCGCGGCTCACGGCGCACGCGGGACGCTACGACGCGTCCTCCGAGGCGTCGCTTTCCTTCCTCGCGCTCCTCCTTGCGCGCTCGCTCGCGGCGCGGCACCTCGACCTCGCGCCGCTCGCGGTCGCGGGCGCGCTCGCGGATCGGCAGCGGCCGCTGCGCGGCCTCAACGGCGAGCTCGCGAGCGAAGCCGTCGAGACGGGCGCGCTCCGCGCGACGCGCGAGATGGCGCTCGACGGCGGCACGATGCTCGACGCCCTCGCGGGCTCGCTCGACCCGTTCCTCCCCGGCCTCACGGGCCGCGCCCGCGCGGCGAAGAAGCTCCTCGACGAGGCCGGGATCGCGCCCGACGCCTCGCCGCGCGCGCTGGACGTCGCCGCGCAGGAGCGCCTCGTCTCGCTCCTCGCGCTCCGACGCCTCGAGGCCGGGCTCGCGCCCGACGACCTCGTCGCGACGCGGCACCGCGGCGCCGACGGGGTCGCCCCCGACGCGGCGGCGTGGGGGCTCGAAGCGGCCGCGCTTGCCGGCCGCCCCGCGCTCGCCTTCGGCGACGCCGCGGGCCTCCTCGCCGCGGGCGCCGCCCTCCGGGAGCGCGTGCTCGCGCAGGCCCTCCGCGCGGAGCGCGACGGCCTCCTCCTCGAGGGCGCCGTCGCGACGCTCGCGGTCGCCGAGGGGGACCTCGCGACGTCCCTTGCGGGCGTCGCCGCGTCGCACCTCGCGCCGCCCGGGGCCCGCGCGGCGCTCGTGCGCGTCCGCGCCGACGGCGGCGCCGCGTTCGTCGGCCGCGCGACGGCGCGCGCCGCGCCCGACGACGACCTCGGCGCGGCCTTCGCGGCGGCCGCGAAGGCGCTCGGCGGCGCGGGCGGCGGCCGGCGCGGCGCGGCGCACGCGTTCGTGCCGGAGGACGCGGCGCACGCGTTCGCGGGCGAGGTCGCGAAGCGGCTCGGGGGCGCATCCGCGTGAAGTGCCGCGCCCGCGTGTCCCTCGCGTTCGACGACGCCGCGACGGCCGAGGCCGTCCGCGCGTCCCTCGCGCCGGACGACGGCGGATTCATCGCCTCGCGCGCCGAGGGCGCGATGCTCGTCGCTCAGGCCGAGGCGGCCGACCCGCTCTCGCTCCTGCGCACCCTCGACGACTGGCTCGCTTCCGCAGCCCTCGCGGAGAAGGCCGCGCGCGCCGGCAAGGGTCCGTGAGCCGCGTGTCCCGCCCGGAGCCCGCAAGGATTTAACGCCGGGGCGACCGTTCCCGCGTTCGTGACCATGCAGTTCGACCTCGCGGGACGCTTCGTCCTGAGCGCGGACGCGAAGGCCGCCGAAGCCGCCATCCGGGCGTTCTTCGAGGAGGCGAACGCCACGATCCTCAAGCGCAAGGGCGCCGAGCCCGGCACCGACGAGGCGCGCGTGCACGACGTCCGGGTGGAGGGCTCCACCATCCACGTCAAGGTCGAATCGAAGGGCCGCCTGCGCGCGCACGACGCGCTCCTGCGCCTGCGCAAGGCCATGGGCGAGAAGCTCGGGAAGGCGCACCGCCTCGGCGTGCGCGACGTGATCATCGACGCCTACGAGGTCACCTTCGAGCTCGAGAAGCCCGTGAAGCATCCCGTCATGGTGCCCTTCGCGAAGGCCGTGCGCGTCGAGGACCGGACCGCGACGCTCGAGCTCGCGAACGTGGACGCCGAGTTCCTGGAGAACAACTACATCGATCGCATGATCAACCTCGTGCGCGAGAAGGTCAACCTCCAGCACTACGAGGGCAAGGGAGAGTACCACCGCACGATGTGGTCGTCGCCCTCGAAGGAGCCGCGCTGGGACCGCAACCCGACCGAGGCCATGGTGGAGCGCGACTGGCTGAAGCAGGGCCCGACGAAGGGCAAGTGGGTCTTCCGCCCCCAGATCGCGGCGATCATCCGCGCGATGGAGCGCATCGCGGTCGAGGAGGTCCTGAAGCCCGCGGGCTTCCAGGAGATCATGATCCCGCACCACGTCCCGTTCGACGTGTGGCTCAAGTCCGGCCACATGCACGGCGTCCCGAACGAGATCTACTACGTGAGCGAGCCGCGGACGCGCGACGTCGCGGAGTGGCAGGAATTCATCGACCTCGTCAAGATCACGCGCAAGGTCCCCACGGACAAGCTCCTCGCCAACCTCTCTCCGCCGAACGCGGGCATCTGCTACGCGCAATGCGGCAACATCTACTGGAGCTTCCAGCAGCGCACCATCGCCGACGCGTCGCTTCCCGTCCAGGTGTTCGACCGCGCGGCCGTGAGCAACCGCTACGAGTCGGGCGGCCGCCACGGCATGGAGCGCGTGGACGAGTTCCACCGCATCGAGCCCGTGTACATCGGAACGCGCGAACAGCTCCTCGACGTGCGCGAGAAGCTCGTCGCGCGCTACAAGCACGTGTTCAACGAGATCCTCGACCTCGAGTGGCGCATGGCCTGGGTCACGCCGTTCTTCCTCGCGCAGGAAGGCCACGACAAGGAGGTCGTCGAGACGGACAAGCTCGAGGTCGGCACCATCGACTTCGAGGCGTGGATGCCCTACCGCGGCTCCCGCGAGGAGAGCGAGTGGCTCGAGTTCCAGAATCTGAGCATCGTCGGCAAGAAATACACCGATGCGTTCAACATCAAGGCGCAGCGCGCGGACCTCTGGAGCGGCTGCTCGGGCATCGGTCTCGAGCGCTGGGCCGTCGCGTTCCTCGCGCAGAAGGGCATCGACCCGGCGGACTGGCCGGCCGGATTCCGCAAGTTCCTGCCCGAGCTGCCGAAGGAGACGCAGTTCCTCTGAGCGCGACCGGGCGTCGCGACGCGCGACGCCCGCGCGCGGGCCGCTTCAGGCGGCCTTGCCGAGCTTGATCTTGTCCTTGAAGCCCTTCACGACGCCCTTGCGCCGCAGGTAGGACAGGAGGCTGTGGATGCGGCCGAGCGGGATCTTCGTCTTGGCCTGGATGTCGGCCGCGGAGTGCGCGCCGCCCTTGATGGCCTCGATGATCGCCGTCGTCTGCTTGGGCCGGCGGCCGGGCTTCCCCTTCGGGCCCTCGGCCTTCGGCGGGTGGGCCGACGCCGCGTGGGTCTTGGCGTCCTTGCTCGTCGGGAACGTGCGGTAGCAGCCCGTACACACGTACGAGGTGACCTTGCGGATTCGGCGCTGCACGGTGGCCCAAAGAGGGGATAATATTTGTCGGTTTCGGGTCGCCTCGACTTTGGCATCGAGTTCGAACCTGTCCAGTTTACGCTGAAAAAGCCCGGCCTCGGAACCGAGAATGAGGAAAATTGCGTGCTCACGGCCCGGACGATGTTGCGTCAAGGATGCAGCTTTTCACGGAACCACCGGTCGACGGCCGCCACGGCTTCCGCGCCCCTCGTGTCGCCGAAGACGGAGTGGCCCGTGGGGAGCTCCACGAGGCGCTTGTCGCCCGCGAGCGCCTTGTACACGGCGCGGCTGTTTTCCGGCGCGACGACGCGGTCGTGCGTCGCGACGATGACGAGCACGGGCTTCGCGACGGTGCGGGCCCAAGCCTCGCCGTCCACCGATAGCCCTTCGTCGACCCAGGCGAGGCTCGCAGTCTTCTGCAGGAACCCGCGCTCGCGCGCCCGCGCCGCCGCGGCCTGGTCGTCGAAGAGGCGATCGTAGGCCTTCGCGTACCGGTAAGGGAACTGGATGGGGGGAAGGCCGAGCCGCGTCGCGGCTTTCGAGACCCGCCCGAGGAGGGGCACGGCGCCGCGCTCGAGCGACGTCATCTCGTGCCGGAGCGTCCGGAGGGGCGCGACGACGGCGCCGGCCTTGAACTCCTCCGCCTCCGCGAGCACGGCGAGCGCCATCGGACCCCCGGTCGAGTGTCCCACGATGCCGAGCGGCGCCTCGAAGCCCTGCTCGCGCAGGAAGGCGCCCGCGCGGCGCGCGTCCGCGACCATCCAGGCGCGCCCGGTGCGCCCGCGCGGGCCGGTGGACCCGCCGTGTCCGGTGAAGTCGATCGCGAGCGCGACCCACCCGCGTTCCGCGAGGCGTTCGGCCGCCTCCGCGACCTCGAAGCGCGAGGAGAGGAAACCGTGCACCAGGACGAGGCAGCCGAGGGGCTTGCCTTCGGGCGTGGCGAGCGTTCCCGCGAGGGTCTCGGGGCCGTGCGGGATCGAGACGAGGGTCACGTCCATGGGGGGAACCCATGCACAGGAAAGGATTTAATCCCCCAGGCGAAGGACCGGACGTGCGTCACCCGCGACGGAACGGGCCCCCCGCGCCCCGGAAGCGACCCCGGCTCCCGGTCGCCTTCCACGCCGCCATGCTCGTCCTCGCGGTGCTCGGCCTCCTCACGGGCATCGTCGACGTCGCGATCCCCTTCCTCACGGGAGGGGCCCCCTTCTCGCTCCTCTTCGCGCTCACGGAGGCCTTCGGCCCCGGCTACCTTCTCGCGCACATCGTCGTCCACAACCTCGGTCTCGCATGCGTCGTTCCCGGCATCGCATTCCTCGCGATGGCGAAGGAGAAGGATCGCGACCTGCGCCGCGCGATCCCGTGGATCCTCTTCTTCGCGGTCGCGCTCTCCGTCGTCTCGGGCGTGCACTACCTCTTCGACGCCGGGCTCTACAAGGGCCCCTCCATGCTCCCCGTGATCGTCCTCGAGGTCGGGGCCGTCCTCGGCCTCGCGCTCGCGGGCTTCCTCGCGTACCGCGATTTCGTTCCGACGCCCGCGATCGGCTGGAGCCTCGTCGTCCCGACGCGACGCCTCGTGCCCGTCTTCGCGCTCGCCTCCGCGAGCCTGCTTCTCGCCGGGGCGCTCGAAGTGCGCGCCCTCGGCGCGATCTGAGCCGACGCCTATTTCGCGGATTGCGACCTTGGCCGCCCATGCGCCTCGACGGTCCAGCCCTGCGCGCCCTCGCCGCCCGCGCGCTCCTCGTGGGCGCCGCGATCTTCGTCCTCGTCCTCGTCCTCGACGGCGCGGCCGTCCCCACGCTCGACCTCGAGCCGCGCGCGCGCCAGGCCCTGCGCGTCGCGCTCATCGTCGCGGGGGTCATCGTCGCGATGACGCTCATCCGGCGCTTCTTCCGCCCGCGCATGCGGACCCTCGCCGGCGAGGCTCCCACCGCGTTCGCCTCGTTCGCGCTCGAGGTCGCCGCGCTCCTCGGCGGCCTCGTGCTCGCCCTTCGCGCCTTCGGCGTCGATCCCTCGACGATCCTCCTCGCGTCGGGCGTGGCCGCGGTCGCGATCGGCTTCGCGGCCTCGACGTTCATCACGAACGTCCTCTCGGGCATCCTGCTCGTGACGAGCTATCCGATCCGCGTGGGCGACGACATGGTCGTCACCGTGGCGAACCAGACGGTGCGCGGCGTCGTCTCGGAGACCGGGCTGCTCTACACCTCCGTCGCGACGGACCACGGCGAGGTCGCGGTGATCCCGAACGGCGCGCTCGTGACGGGCGGCGCCTTCGCGCGCCGCGCCTCCTCGCGCGCGCTCGGCAGCCGCATCGAGATCCCGGTTCCGCCCGTCGCGGATCCCGCGGCCTTCGAGGCGCGCCTCGCGGCCGCCGCCCGGCGCCACGGGATCCCGGCCCCGACCGTGCGCCTCACCTCCGTTCAGGCGGCGGGCGTCGGCGCCGTCGCCTCCGTCGAGGCCCCGATTGGCGGCCGCGAGCACGTCCTCGACAAGCTCGTGCGCGCCGTCGCCGAGGCGAGCCGGCCGGCGTGAAGCGATGCCGCTATCCGTCGCGCGGCGCTTCGCGGCCGCATGACGGAAGCCTCGCCCGCGAAGGACGCGGGCATCGCCTCGCAGTTCCGCGCGTTCCTCGAAAACTACGGCGTCATCGGCCTCGCGATCGCGTTCGTGATCGGCGCCGCCCTCACCTCGCTCGTGAAGGCCGTCGTGGAGGGCCTCCTCATGCCCATCGTCGGAGCGCTCCTCCCGGGCGGGTCGTGGCGCGAGGCCACGTGGCAGGTCGGTCCCTTCGATCCGTTCCAGGTGGGACGCATCCTCGGGGAGACGCTGAACTTCCTCATCATCGCCGCGTTCGTGTTCCTCGTCGCGAAGGCGGTGCTCGGGGAGGCGAAGGTGGGGAAGAAGTGAGGCGGATCGCAATCCTTCAGGAGGCGGGACGCATCCGCGGGTCCTGATGTTTCCATGCGCACGCCCATGAAGCTCGCGATGTCCCTCCTCATCGTCGCGGCCCTCGCCGCCGGAACCGTTCTCGCCTCGGGCCCCGCGTTCCCCGCGACGGAGGGCGCGAAGTGGCGCGCCTGCGTCGCCGAGAAGGGCAAACAAGCCTGCCGCGCCGCGTGGGACCGCCACGCCGCGATGGAGGCCAAGTGGGAAGCCTGCGTCGCCGAGAAGGGCGAGGAAGCCTGCAAGGCGGCCTGGCGCGAATCGCAGGCGAAGGCCTGAAGCGGACCCGAAGTCCTCGTCCCGAGGCTCGCCCCACCCCCAAACCCTCATATACCCCCTCCGCCGTCGTCGGCTCACCTTCCGCGCGAGGGTCCCTCGGCTCAAGCCGGCCCCTTCGGGGGCGCGACCCGCAGACCGTGGTGTGGATGAGCCCGCTCTCCGCGCCGCGCGCGTCGGACCTGATGGGCTTCCGCCACGCTTCGACCGCGGAAGGACCTCAGGTGCATTGCGATGGCCCAGGACAAGGGTGAAGAGAAGGGCAAGAAGAAGGCAGTCCAGCGATCGTCCACGCGCAAGGTCAAGGACAAGTGGAAGTCCAAGCAGTGGTACACGATCAAGGCGCCCAAGATGTTCAACGCGGTCGCGATCGCGGAGACGCTCGCGGACGACACGCCGAAGCTCCTCGGCCGCGTCGCGGAGGCGACGCTCCAGGACCTCACGGGCGACTTCTCGAAGATGCACATCAAGGTCTACTTCAAGGTCAACGGCGTCGCCGGCACGGACTGCGGCACGAAGTTCGTGGGCCACGAGCTCACGAGCGACTACGTGCGCCGCCTCACGCGCCGCAAGCACTCGAAGATCGACCACGTCGTCGACGCGACGACGAAGGACGGCTTCACGATCCGCGTGAAGCCCTTCGCGGTCACCGAGAAGCGCGCGAAGACCACGCAGGAGCAGGACATCCGCCGCATCGCGACGAAGATCGTCCAGGACTCGGCGCAGGGCCGCTCCATGCCCGAGTTCGTCCGCGACGTCGTGAACGGCGAGCTCGGCCAGGCCATCTTCAAGGAGGCCCGCAAAGTCTACCCGCTGAAGCGCGTCGAGATCCGCAAGAGCGAGGTCCGCCGCGAGCCCGAGGGCTACGTCGAGGACGTCGAGGTCTTCGCGGCCCCCGCGCCCACGAACGGCGACGCCGCCCCCGCCGACGAGGAAGTCGTCGAGGACATCAGCGCGTCCCTCGAGGAGGGCGTCGAGGTCAAGGCCGAAGAGGAGCTCACCGAGGAAGAGCGCGTCCAGTGACGCGCTGATCCCCGTTCCCGGCGCGCCTCAGCGCGCCGGGGACACTTTCCATGTCCCTTCCGGAGATCGGCTCGCTCGCCTTCGCGCTCACGCTCGCGCAGGTCGCGGTCGTCGGCGCCATCGGCGTCTACACCTACCGGAAGGACATGCTGAACGCGATGGGCGCGTTCACCGCGTTCGCGATGGGCGCGACCATCGTCGTGTTCACGAACGTCCTCTGGCTTTTCCTCCTCTTCTCGCTCCTCGGCCTCGCCTCCGTCGCGACGCGCTTCCATTTCAAGGAGAAGGAGAAGCGCAAGGTCGCGGAGAAGGGCGGCGGCCGCCGCGCGACGCGCAACGTCGTCGCGAACGGCCTCACGCCGACCGTGATTGCGCTCCTCACGCCCGCCATCGTATCCCAGTGGGGCGTCGGCCCGGCGGCGATCGCGTACGTGAGCGCCGTCTCCGTCGCGGCCTCCGACACGCTCGCCTCCGAGTTCGGGAGCCTCGCGAAGCGCGTGTACATGATCACGACGTTCAAGCGCGTGCCGCCCGGCGTGGACGGCGGCGTTTCCGCGATCGGCCAGACCGCTGCCCTCGCGGGCGCGTTCATCATGGCGCTCATCGGAGCCGTGATGGTCGCGGTGGTTCCGCTCGCGGCGGGCGCCCTTGCCCCCTTTCCGCCCG
It encodes:
- a CDS encoding 30S ribosomal protein S15, giving the protein MARMHARRKGSSSSVRPTREKIPDWQGLDKAEVVETIVKLAKEGKTQAQIGLVLRDQYSVPNVRLATGKKLQAILEEQGLAPKIPEDLQNLMKRAVHLRGHVKEHAKDHSNARGLSLIESKIRRLAKYYKIQGRLPADWRYSAETAELVVE
- a CDS encoding KEOPS complex subunit Pcc1, which gives rise to MKCRARVSLAFDDAATAEAVRASLAPDDGGFIASRAEGAMLVAQAEAADPLSLLRTLDDWLASAALAEKAARAGKGP
- a CDS encoding serine--tRNA ligase → MQFDLAGRFVLSADAKAAEAAIRAFFEEANATILKRKGAEPGTDEARVHDVRVEGSTIHVKVESKGRLRAHDALLRLRKAMGEKLGKAHRLGVRDVIIDAYEVTFELEKPVKHPVMVPFAKAVRVEDRTATLELANVDAEFLENNYIDRMINLVREKVNLQHYEGKGEYHRTMWSSPSKEPRWDRNPTEAMVERDWLKQGPTKGKWVFRPQIAAIIRAMERIAVEEVLKPAGFQEIMIPHHVPFDVWLKSGHMHGVPNEIYYVSEPRTRDVAEWQEFIDLVKITRKVPTDKLLANLSPPNAGICYAQCGNIYWSFQQRTIADASLPVQVFDRAAVSNRYESGGRHGMERVDEFHRIEPVYIGTREQLLDVREKLVARYKHVFNEILDLEWRMAWVTPFFLAQEGHDKEVVETDKLEVGTIDFEAWMPYRGSREESEWLEFQNLSIVGKKYTDAFNIKAQRADLWSGCSGIGLERWAVAFLAQKGIDPADWPAGFRKFLPELPKETQFL
- a CDS encoding alpha/beta fold hydrolase, whose protein sequence is MDVTLVSIPHGPETLAGTLATPEGKPLGCLVLVHGFLSSRFEVAEAAERLAERGWVALAIDFTGHGGSTGPRGRTGRAWMVADARRAGAFLREQGFEAPLGIVGHSTGGPMALAVLAEAEEFKAGAVVAPLRTLRHEMTSLERGAVPLLGRVSKAATRLGLPPIQFPYRYAKAYDRLFDDQAAAARARERGFLQKTASLAWVDEGLSVDGEAWARTVAKPVLVIVATHDRVVAPENSRAVYKALAGDKRLVELPTGHSVFGDTRGAEAVAAVDRWFREKLHP
- a CDS encoding mechanosensitive ion channel domain-containing protein, translated to MRLDGPALRALAARALLVGAAIFVLVLVLDGAAVPTLDLEPRARQALRVALIVAGVIVAMTLIRRFFRPRMRTLAGEAPTAFASFALEVAALLGGLVLALRAFGVDPSTILLASGVAAVAIGFAASTFITNVLSGILLVTSYPIRVGDDMVVTVANQTVRGVVSETGLLYTSVATDHGEVAVIPNGALVTGGAFARRASSRALGSRIEIPVPPVADPAAFEARLAAAARRHGIPAPTVRLTSVQAAGVGAVASVEAPIGGREHVLDKLVRAVAEASRPA
- a CDS encoding MscL family protein; the protein is MTEASPAKDAGIASQFRAFLENYGVIGLAIAFVIGAALTSLVKAVVEGLLMPIVGALLPGGSWREATWQVGPFDPFQVGRILGETLNFLIIAAFVFLVAKAVLGEAKVGKK
- a CDS encoding 30S ribosomal protein S3ae, whose amino-acid sequence is MAQDKGEEKGKKKAVQRSSTRKVKDKWKSKQWYTIKAPKMFNAVAIAETLADDTPKLLGRVAEATLQDLTGDFSKMHIKVYFKVNGVAGTDCGTKFVGHELTSDYVRRLTRRKHSKIDHVVDATTKDGFTIRVKPFAVTEKRAKTTQEQDIRRIATKIVQDSAQGRSMPEFVRDVVNGELGQAIFKEARKVYPLKRVEIRKSEVRREPEGYVEDVEVFAAPAPTNGDAAPADEEVVEDISASLEEGVEVKAEEELTEEERVQ
- a CDS encoding DUF92 domain-containing protein — translated: MSLPEIGSLAFALTLAQVAVVGAIGVYTYRKDMLNAMGAFTAFAMGATIVVFTNVLWLFLLFSLLGLASVATRFHFKEKEKRKVAEKGGGRRATRNVVANGLTPTVIALLTPAIVSQWGVGPAAIAYVSAVSVAASDTLASEFGSLAKRVYMITTFKRVPPGVDGGVSAIGQTAALAGAFIMALIGAVMVAVVPLAAGALAPFPPAAPLTVWLVLIPTLVGFIGCQVDSVLGATLEVDGLLNKEEVNLLSITAGAGLGFALALLV